AATATGATTTGACTGTAATTAAAATACTTTACCGTTTAAGAAGAGTATCTCTTCAATTAAGATATTGTGTGATGCAGTTTATTTAAATTGAAGTTACTGTTAGAATAGTTATTGGTAAATCAGGGTTATCTGGTGAGCAATGTTCAGGTCTTAATCGTATTAATTCATAAATAATTAATAGTATTGATTTAATACAAGTATATATGTTTTATTATTACTTGGTTATTGCTATATTTTCAAACATAATTGCCCTTAGTTTATCATGTGTAAATCCAGATATAATTAATACAATCATAAATGCAGTAATTGTTGGTTGTTTTAGTTTAGGAGGTATTATTTATACTCAGCAAAAGACAGAAAAAAGATATCAAAGTGAATTGAATCAAAAAGATAATCAGATGAAAGTTCAGGAAGATTTTTTCAATGATATGATTATATATATGTCTAATTATCCTCATAAGATACATGCGTTAATAAAATTAAAAGATATACTAAATGAATTAATTTCAGTTTATGATATTCCATTATATAGATCATCTCCAGTATTTGGATATGGTAAAATAAAACAGGTCTATGTCAAATCCCAAAATTTTATTAATTCTCCCTTATATTATTATTTAGATGATGATATAATATCAAAAATCGATCCACTATTTCAGGAACTGCATAAAAAATATGATACAAATCAAAGTGATTTATTTAAAATTCAAATGAATAAATATTCCACTCTTTTAACTGATAATCAATTTTTGGTTATAAAAAATATGGTTCCTGAAATTGAAAGCAGAATAAATGAAAAAATTAAACATGAGTTAGATAATACTTAATATGCTATGTGGGATGTAAATGATAAATGAATTTAAGATATCTGTTGATAAACTTTATAAAACTATTTCTATTAAAAAAGATTTATTAAATTATTCAAATGAAATCTATGATGATTTTTTTGATTATATTTTAGTTTTAATTAGAAATAGATTAATTAATTTATTAAATTCTAATTATGATGGTCAGATTACAATTAATGATTTAAATAATTTATTAATGGAACTAGTATATAAGTATCTGATTTTTGATGAAAAAAATGAAGAATATATAAAGATTATTTTTCTAATTAATAAGTTAAGTAATAATAAATATTTGCCAGTATTTAGTTCACCTAGTTGGAAAAAAATTGTAATTTTATCGAAAAATTATTTTTATTTATCAAATGATATTAATTTAAATGATGTATTAAAAAGGAATTATCCTAAGGAATTTATTAGATCAAATTGTATAAAATTTTTATTAGATAAAGGTTATTCAATTGAAATTGAGAGAAATAATATTAAATTCAAGGATTCTTTGGAAAAAGTTTGTTTAGATTTAGAAAATTTGATTCAGAGAGTTGGAGGTTTAACTTTACTAAATCATTTATTTTCTATTTTAATTTTTAGCCCTAAATTATCTAGGTTTTTATTTATTCAAGATTTAGAAAAAAATAGTTTGCATGTTCCATTTGATTTTTTATTTAATTTGTCATTAAAATATCCTAATTCTAATAATTTTAATAAATGTTCTTCATTAATTGAAGAGATAATAATATTATCGGTTATTGTAGTAGATTTACATTATGATATTATATTTGAAAATTTATTTAAGCATTGGTTTGTAGAAAATAAGCATATTATTGATTATTTAAAAAAAATAATATTACAAGATTCTATTTTATATATTCCTCAAAGCAATTTGGATTTGGAAATAAAGTTATGTGATTCTTTATTTAGGGGTTATGATGAAAAATTTAAAGTGGAGTTAAATTTTTCTTTTGATGATTTTTTATATTTATCAAAATATTTAAAAGAAAATTTTAATCAGAATTCAATCAATATTCTTTCTATTGAGAATCATTCTGAAATTAATAATGTTCAATGTATAAATGTATTAAATTTCATGTCTCATTGGTCACAAGTTAATAGTGACTATCTGCTACCAGATGATTATTTTAAACATGATTATTTTAAAAAGCCATTTATTAAAAATGGTTCTCACTATATTTTATTGCCTCCTTCTATTTATTCTAAAAATTACTATGAATCTTTTGTCTCATTTTTAAATAATTATGATGAAATTGGTGATAAATTAGAAGATTTTGTAGAATATTTATTTAAAAAAAATAATATTGATTATAAAAGAAATTGTGAATACAAGTATGGGGGAATTGCAGGAGAATGTGATTTTATAATAGAATGTGATGATTCAATAATTCTTATAGAATTAAAAAAGAAAGGTTTTACAAGAAATGCACAATCCGGGGATAATTATTCAATAATAATAGATTTATCTCAGGGTTTATTGATTTCTCAAATTCAAGCTTGTAAAGTAGAGTATTTATTGAAAAAGTATAATGATATTAAATTCCTAGACTCTGGTTATATTGAGTGGAATAATAGAGTAATTAAACGTGTATCACTAACTAGATTTGAATATGGTAGTTTTAATAATAAATTTGTTTTTAAAAATTTTATTAATTCATTAGTATGTGGGGAATATGATTTTTATAATATTGGTGATTACTATGAAAAGACTATTGATGAGTTTAAAAAGAATTTAGAAAATTGGCATATCTATTATAATAAGTTAAATGAACTTTATAATGATTCTGAAATATTTTTATCTAATTCATATTTTATTAGTTTATCAAAATTATTCATTATTTTAAATGAATCTTACGATAACAATTCTTTTGATAATTTGTTAAATAATGAGAATATTCACTATAATACTTTAGACTCATTCTATTGTTATTTTGAATGTATTAATGAAGAATTTAGAAATTTAATTAATGATAATTCCACACGACAAAAATTCATATTTTAAATTAGATCTGTTTGTTTCTAAAAACTGAATCAAGTTTTATAATTTATTTAATCTTCTTTTTTCATTGAATTTGTGTTAATCTGTAAATGTTATTAATCGTGTTTTTGAGTTTGTTTCTTTATTTTATAATTTTAGGCTTCTACTTCTATTTGTCATGTTAAATATTTTTTTATTACACTAAATATTGATTCCCCATTCTTTCTTCTTGAATATATTTCTTGATTGATTGTATTTTTGCTTTCAATCGATAATACTCATTTTTTTTGCTCGTGTTTTTAATAGTATTTTGATCTTATGCTTTTGCTTCTTCGTTTATACATTTTTTGGGAGGGGGGGGGTTCTGTGACGTATGCTATATCTACTGGGATGTATTTTTGATTATATTTCTTCATGTTTCTTATGGCTACTATTACAAAGCGTGTGTCAAATCTTAGACCTCTTTGGGCTGCAAAATGAAGAATAATCTTGAGTCTACGTCGATTGGATATGGTTTTTTACGTACCTTTTTTCTTTCTTTTTGCATTATTATTGTGTAATATTTGTCAGCGTAGTCATTAGTTAATTAACTTCTATCCAAGCAATAATTTCACCATTTTGATGATTTATTAATATTTGTTATTTAATTCTTGTAATGCTGCTGTTTGAAGTCTTTGAAAGAATTTCTGGAGTGTTGTGTAGTGTAAAACTTTTTTAAGTGCAAATATATTTGTATTTTATCAGATAACTTCAATAAATCTATTATCTATCTGTATGTGCTTCGAATGTAGATTTTCACTGCTAAAAGAGTGAATAATGTGAGGTGTGTATAATCATACTAAACAAATTACTTTTGAATTATTATTTAATAATGATAAAAAATTAGATTATCACATTGGAACAGTACACCGTGTGAAAGATTGTTCTTTAGAAGCAACATTACTTATTTTAAAAAATCAAACCCAAGATGAAACACTATATCGGACTGTACTTCATGATGATTTAACTTTAATTAATAATGAAGAGTTAAGGATTGTTTATGTTGCTCTGTCACGTCCTAAAAAACTTTTATATTTGGCAGTCCCTGAAAATGATTATGACTTGTGGAAATCATTGTTTTCATAAAATATATGTATATCGATGAAAATTGTGAGTATGGTAACTTTTTAGATGTTAATACTGGATTATCATGTATCTGGGATTTCTTTGAATTATTGAAATATGAGGCTATTCGTGAAGTTAAAATTCTGACTATCAATAATATTATTGGAATGTTTTTATGAAATGGGATTTTAAGGAAACTAAAATGATTTTCTAAAGCTCATGAGACTTTCATAAGGAACATCAATGGAATCCTCGATGTACAGTAATAATATAAATTCGTACAAATTATAGGGGTTTATAAATATTGGTGAATAACTATTTCAAAATGGGAAGCTATCACTTTGTTAAGAATAACTGCTTAACTAATAATGATATAATAAATGGATAAATGGGTAGGAATAACAGCTGTGGATATATTATAAGTATTTTTTTTCAGTTTATAATAATTGTATTTATGTTTGATATTGTCAGTATTGTTTATTAGGAGCATTATTGGTTCAAAAAATATTTTAGTTATATTAATAAAACATATTTTTATATTAGAGAAATCAACTAATTTGATAGTGATTATTATGTATAATGATTCACCAATTAAGTATCGAAATCAGGATAAATTAAATCGGGTAAAATTTGCAAATTCGGTAGCCGAATCTATAATTAATTTGCCTGAACGGTCAGATAGTATTGTTATTGGATTGATGGGTGGTTGGGGCACTGGTAAATCCTCTTTGTTAAATTTAGTTGAAACTAAAGTTAAAGGTTATGCTAAAGTTTTAAGATTCAATCCCTGGAATTATTATTCTCAGCAAATGTTATTTTCTTCATTTTTTGATGAATTAATTGGTTGTTTGGATTTTGATAGTAAATTTTCTGCTTTATTTCAAAAGTATAAATATAAAATTATTGGTACTGGTGTTGAGCTAGTTAATACTATTCAACCGGGTGTAGGTTTACTTAATAATTTTGTCCCAGATTCAGAATATAAAACATTAAATGATATAAAAGATAAATTAAATGATATTTTTAAAAATCAACTTAAAACTGTTGTTATTATTGATGATATTGATAGATTAAATCCGGATGAAGTAAAACAAATATTTCAATTAGTTAAATCTTTAGCGGATTTTCCAAATATAATCTATATTTTGGCTTTTGATAAAAATTATGTAAATTATGCTTTAAAAGATTGGAATATTGAAGATGAGAAATATTCTCATACTGAAGATTTCATCGATAAAATTATTCAAGTTCCATTAACGATTCCTAAATTTGGTGCTGAAGATTTTATTAACATATTCAAATACAAGTTTAAGAAAGTTTTAAATAATCATAATCCGGATATTGAAGATCTTAATATTGATAAATTATATCTAGACTTATCTCCTTTTCTTAAAAATATTCGTGACATTAATAGATTTTGCAATGCACTGGATTTTTATTTATATTCAGTAGATACTGAAATATGGATTCACGATTTTGCATTAGTTACTGCATTACAGATTTTTGAAAAGGACATTTATGATAGCATTAAAAACAATAAAAATTTACTAACTGGTGATTTAGAAATTTTTGATGAAAAAATTGATTTAATTGATATTTTGGGAGGTAATTTAAAAAATTATTTAAATGTATTGTTTGATAATGATTTGAAATATAAAAATGCAGTTGAACAAATTTTATCTGACCTTTTCCCTAAAGTTAATTATATAATTAATGAATCTTCTCAAACCCCTAAATCTATAATTGATTTAAAAAAGAAGCATTGCGGAATAATGCAAAAAGAATATTTTGATTTATATTTCACATTTGACAATACTAACAGTTTATCTAAATCACGAATTGATTCTTTAATTTGTGCTGCTAATAATGATAATATTAAAGAGCTAAAAACAAGTTTATTGATAATTAAGGAGATGAATTTGTTAAATTCATTAATTGATCAATTAGGTTATCATGTTGATAGTTTTGAGAATGTTGGGGTGAAAAATCTAATAAAATCATTTAATGATAATTATAATGAATTATTTGTAGATGAATCATTTAATTCCCAAAATACAAAGATTTCTAATGCCATTAATTTAATATATTATTTAATAAAAGACAAAGAATTAGATGATAACGCTATTTTTGAATCGATTGACGAATCTGAAAATAACTATTTTAAAACTTACTTGATTTGGGAAATAACTAATGTTGTTTTGTTATCAGAAGAGATATCGTCTAAACTTAAAAAAATTATTTCTAGTTATTTATCAGATTATTTTGAGAAAACAGATTTTTCTGAAATTGAGCAAATTAGGTCAAATATTGCATTTTGGAAGAATTTTTCAGGATTTGAAGTTACCAACAAGTATATTAATGATTTAAATGATGAAAATTTAATAATGCTTATTTCTGAATATGTGGAACATGATTTCTTTAAAGATGAGGACGTGATGAGGTACGAGTATATTGGAACTGTTGTTGAATTGGATTCTGTTAAAAGGCGTTTTGATGAATTAAAGAATCTTGAAGGGGAATTTAATACAGAACAAATGAATACAGTAAATTTATTCGTTAATAATTTTCCGGATGATTGATTAGGTATTCAGTACTTATTGATTAGAATTAAATAAAATAAATGTGAAACTCATGAAAATTAATAAAGAGTTACTTAATCAAATTAATAAATTCATTGATTTAGAAAAATTTGACTCTGAAGAAGATATCTTAAATTCATTAAAATCTCAACAAGAAACTCCAAAATTAAAATATTTAACTGCAAGTTTACTTTTTGATTTAGGTATTAGAAATGAGGATTTGGATCAAATTAACGAGGCTATTAAAATTTTTGAAGAAATCAAAGAACAAGATTTTGATTTTGTTAACTATTATCTGGGAACATTGAATTTAGTGAAATATTATAAGCTTAAACCTAACTATTTGTCTGATCCAGATGACCTTCTTTTTAATTCTAAACTATATCTAAAACAAGAATTGTTAATTAATTGTCCTGAAACATTTCGTGAGGCTAGTGTTCATTTAGGTATTGTTTATAATGGTTTGGGGAGAACAATCGAGTCTTTGGACTGTTTTGATAATGTATTAAAATATCATAATAGTACCTATGCACTTTATAATAAAGCTTATGCATTATATACATATTCTTTCTTTTCAATCAATCATTCTTTGATTATTCGTGATGCATATAATTGTTTCAAGATTGTTTTGGAAGATGATAATTTTTCACAAGAAATGAAAGTGAAATCAAAAGAGTATGTTGATGAAATATTAATATTATTTGAAAAAGAATTTCTTGAAAGTGACTCCGAGGAGGAAATTAAAATAGAAGTAGAAGATGATTTTGAATGGTTTATGGTAAATTATTGTTGGGAAAATCGTTTATATTTAAATTTATGTAATTTCTGCCAAAAATGTAGTAATTCTATTGGGGATGCTATTGTTATAGAAAAGATGATTAATGAAATTTCAGAAAGTGTTGAAAATGATTCATTCTTAGTTTTATCGTCATATTTAAACCAGCTTAAAATGGATTATGTTTCTGCAAGATTTTTGTTAATATTATCTCAATATGATGGTTTTGATTTAGATGTTATAACAAAACATGTTTTTATTGTTGATACTCAATTTAGTGAAGAAAATAATATTAGAATACAATTATTGAAAGATGCATTTAAGAATTTTTTCAATATTCTTGATAAAATTGCTTATTTTATGAATGATTATTTGGATTTAGGAGTTGACCAGAATTATATTGGGTTTCAAAATGTATGGTTTAAAAAAGGAAAGTATAATCAAGGAATTAATGAAAAATTACTTAAAATGGATAACTATGGATTAACTGCATTATATGATATTTATTTAGAATTAAAGAAAGGTAATGAAAAATTTTATTTAAGGGACACAAGGAATTTATTAACTCATAAATACTTAAGAATTACTGAAAATCCCTTTGAAAACAGTAAAACAGTTGAAGAATTACATAATGAAACTATTGAAGTTGCAATCCTTGTTAAAAATGCTATAATCTATTTGTTGAGATTAGTTAAAATTAATGAAAATCAAAAAGAACAAGACTTGGACATGGATTTTATATAAGTGAAATTTGTGCATCTGATGAAATGCTTAAATTGAATAAATGTGGTGATTATATGGAATATTTTTCAAAATTTGAATGGGAATTTCTTCAAGAAGATTTGGATTTATCAACAAATTATGTGTTAAAAAGCAATCTTGAGATATCGTCTTTCGAATCTTGTTATTTAAAAAGGGATGGGGATTATAATTTAATTTTTGAGATTATTGGTAATATAAATAGGGAATCCTATGATAAATTACAAGAAAATGCAAATGTGGTTCATTTTTTATTTGAAAATGATGAGGAATGTATTATACTTAATTTTTGTATATTGCATAATAGGTTAATTTCATTTAATAAAGATACTGGTTATAAAGAAGTAACTGAATTTAAAGTTAAACATGTTGAAAGAACATATAAAAACAATTTAAATACGGTTGATTGTATTAAAGAGTTCTATTTGAATAGTGTGAGATATAAGGATATATTTTCTAGAGTTACAAATTATTATAAAGATGAAAAATTTCTTAAAGTAAGGGAGTGGGAAGAAGATAAGTTAAATGAATTAAAAGGTATCTCTCCAAAAATGTCTGCGGGGGATCATCTTTTATTGGATTTGGATGAATTTAGTTTTATTTTACAGGATATTCGTGAATTTGGTCCAAAATGGTCAAATAAACTATGTATTGAATATCAAAGACAATTTAACATCCCTTCAGAAGAAATTCGTCAAAAAAATAGGGAAATTCTTTCTTTTTTATTGGGAAAACATTTGATAAAGGTTGGTGAAACTTATTTCGATAATCAAAACAGAATTATTAAAGAAATCGCAATGTTGCCTTCTTTTTCTCCAAGAATTAATTTAAAAGAGGCATGTAAACGAATTGAAGTTCCAGCTATTTCACCTAATAATTTCCCAATGTTTAATCCTTTAGAAAAAGATTTAAGCAGATTAATTGACGCATATTTATCAGAAAATGAAATAGATTTGTCATATGTTTTAGAATACATGACATTTTCCACTACAATTCCAACTGAACACGAAATAATTGTTATTGGGGGTTGTTTAGATGAATTAGCAGATATTTGGTTTAATTCATCTAAATCGGATTCTGTTGGGGAATTAATTAAAAAAGATGAATTTGATATTTTATTAAAAGAGTGTCTTCCTATTATTAATGAAAAATTAGTAAATCATCCTGATGTTTTTAAAAATATTCATGAGGGTTATAAAATTACTGGTTATCAAAAGGTTAAAAAATTTTTGGATGAAGTAGGAATATCTCAAGGTAACGCTGAAAAAAAGGCAAGGGGATATAGAAATATTTCTGCTCATGGTCATGAGATGTCTGATGAAACTAGATTGAAAATGATTTATTTAACTGATGTTTATAGAACTTTTTTAAATAGGATTATTTTAAAAATATTAGGTTTTGAAGTTTATTTTGATTTGACTAATTATATGAATATTCAAATTGGAGACCATTTACCTAACAATATTTTTAAAAAGAATTATACGGAGATTAAAAAGTTTTATGATGATCTTAAAAAGAATGGTGAGTAAAATCTATAAATTATTTTAGGAGGTCTGAATTTTTCTGATACAAACATACATTTATCTTGATGGTTAATAGTGGATACTCTTAAATTTCTAATTTTTCAATTTAAAGTAGTTTAATTAAAAATAAAAAATAGGTTATACATGATTAATTTTTGTTTAAAAAGGGTCACGATAATAATTATATAATCCCAAAAACAAAATAATAATTATAATACTTATTTTTAGGTGAATAATCGTGCAAATAACTGATGCAAATCAACTTCTGGAATTAAATGAAAATGAATTCATAGGTGAAGTTCCAATAATGACAAACTCCCAAATTAATTTCAATGGTAAAAATAACATTTTAGTTTGTGAAGATGATGTTCATCTGTGGAACTCCAGAATTGATTTCAACCTTGACAATTCCGTTTTATACCTTTCAAGCAATATCCATGATTATTCAGTTAATATTTCACTTCACAACAACAATGTCTGTTTTATCGGAAAGAACAATTTCTTCAAC
Above is a genomic segment from uncultured Methanobrevibacter sp. containing:
- a CDS encoding LA2681 family HEPN domain-containing protein: MKINKELLNQINKFIDLEKFDSEEDILNSLKSQQETPKLKYLTASLLFDLGIRNEDLDQINEAIKIFEEIKEQDFDFVNYYLGTLNLVKYYKLKPNYLSDPDDLLFNSKLYLKQELLINCPETFREASVHLGIVYNGLGRTIESLDCFDNVLKYHNSTYALYNKAYALYTYSFFSINHSLIIRDAYNCFKIVLEDDNFSQEMKVKSKEYVDEILILFEKEFLESDSEEEIKIEVEDDFEWFMVNYCWENRLYLNLCNFCQKCSNSIGDAIVIEKMINEISESVENDSFLVLSSYLNQLKMDYVSARFLLILSQYDGFDLDVITKHVFIVDTQFSEENNIRIQLLKDAFKNFFNILDKIAYFMNDYLDLGVDQNYIGFQNVWFKKGKYNQGINEKLLKMDNYGLTALYDIYLELKKGNEKFYLRDTRNLLTHKYLRITENPFENSKTVEELHNETIEVAILVKNAIIYLLRLVKINENQKEQDLDMDFI
- a CDS encoding P-loop NTPase fold protein, with the protein product MYNDSPIKYRNQDKLNRVKFANSVAESIINLPERSDSIVIGLMGGWGTGKSSLLNLVETKVKGYAKVLRFNPWNYYSQQMLFSSFFDELIGCLDFDSKFSALFQKYKYKIIGTGVELVNTIQPGVGLLNNFVPDSEYKTLNDIKDKLNDIFKNQLKTVVIIDDIDRLNPDEVKQIFQLVKSLADFPNIIYILAFDKNYVNYALKDWNIEDEKYSHTEDFIDKIIQVPLTIPKFGAEDFINIFKYKFKKVLNNHNPDIEDLNIDKLYLDLSPFLKNIRDINRFCNALDFYLYSVDTEIWIHDFALVTALQIFEKDIYDSIKNNKNLLTGDLEIFDEKIDLIDILGGNLKNYLNVLFDNDLKYKNAVEQILSDLFPKVNYIINESSQTPKSIIDLKKKHCGIMQKEYFDLYFTFDNTNSLSKSRIDSLICAANNDNIKELKTSLLIIKEMNLLNSLIDQLGYHVDSFENVGVKNLIKSFNDNYNELFVDESFNSQNTKISNAINLIYYLIKDKELDDNAIFESIDESENNYFKTYLIWEITNVVLLSEEISSKLKKIISSYLSDYFEKTDFSEIEQIRSNIAFWKNFSGFEVTNKYINDLNDENLIMLISEYVEHDFFKDEDVMRYEYIGTVVELDSVKRRFDELKNLEGEFNTEQMNTVNLFVNNFPDD